In Syntrophotaleaceae bacterium, a genomic segment contains:
- a CDS encoding manganese efflux pump MntP family protein, with amino-acid sequence MDLLTLLGIALALAMDAFAVALGVGLAVSPLTGRHLFRLGWHFGLFQAMMPVIGWLAGVTLQQYIEAFDHWLALGLLGFVGGKMIYEAFHETDEPKRAGDPTRGMSLVVLSLATSIDALAVGLSLGVLGVSIWFPAAIIGLVAGVLTLVGMLLGQRAGSLLGKRVEVLGGLILIGIGIRIVLEHTLGISIP; translated from the coding sequence GTGGACCTTTTGACCCTGCTCGGTATCGCCCTGGCTTTGGCGATGGATGCTTTCGCCGTCGCGCTTGGCGTTGGCCTGGCGGTATCGCCGCTGACCGGCCGCCACCTTTTTCGACTCGGCTGGCACTTCGGCCTCTTCCAGGCCATGATGCCCGTCATCGGTTGGCTCGCCGGGGTCACGCTGCAACAGTACATAGAGGCATTTGACCACTGGCTTGCCCTGGGACTGCTGGGTTTTGTCGGCGGGAAGATGATTTACGAGGCCTTTCACGAAACCGACGAACCGAAACGCGCCGGAGATCCGACCCGTGGCATGAGCCTGGTCGTTCTCTCGCTGGCAACCAGCATCGATGCCCTGGCCGTAGGTCTATCGCTTGGCGTCCTGGGGGTTTCGATCTGGTTCCCTGCCGCCATCATCGGTCTGGTGGCCGGTGTTCTGACCCTGGTCGGCATGCTTTTGGGTCAACGGGCCGGTTCCCTCCTGGGCAAACGCGTCGAAGTTTTGGGCGGCCTCATCCTCATCGGTATCGGCATACGGATCGTGCTCGAGCACACCCTGGGTATTTCCATCCCGTGA